One Streptomyces sp. RPA4-2 genomic window carries:
- a CDS encoding GNAT family N-acetyltransferase has product MEIALRPVHDSDLPVFYRQLNDPESLRMAAFTPRDPADRDAFDAHWKRVRASPGTLTRTVLADGDVVGSAAVYGEPGEREVTYWIDRAYWGRGIATAALRGLLAEVPERPLYARAAADNPGSRRVLEKCGFQLTAKARGYAHARGEETDEVVLTLAR; this is encoded by the coding sequence ATGGAGATCGCTCTCCGCCCGGTCCACGACAGCGACCTGCCGGTCTTCTACCGGCAGCTGAACGACCCGGAGTCCCTGCGGATGGCCGCGTTCACCCCCAGGGACCCGGCCGACCGGGACGCGTTCGACGCCCACTGGAAGCGTGTCCGCGCCTCGCCCGGCACGCTGACGCGCACGGTCCTCGCGGACGGCGACGTCGTGGGCAGCGCCGCGGTGTACGGGGAGCCCGGCGAGCGCGAGGTCACGTACTGGATCGACCGGGCCTACTGGGGCCGCGGCATCGCGACGGCCGCGCTGCGGGGCCTGCTGGCCGAGGTGCCCGAGCGCCCGCTGTACGCGCGGGCGGCGGCCGACAACCCCGGGTCGCGGCGGGTCCTGGAGAAGTGCGGGTTCCAGCTCACCGCGAAGGCGCGGGGGTACGCGCACGCGCGCGGCGAGGAGACGGACGAGGTCGTTCTCACCCTGGCGCGCTGA